Within the Malus sylvestris chromosome 4, drMalSylv7.2, whole genome shotgun sequence genome, the region ttttagtttttcgaTTAAGGTGTTCGACAAAATGCCAGAGTGAGACTTGGCATCACCTTTTTGTGAGTTATTTTCAACATCTATCTACATACCTTTTTGCATATGTTGACAGACTAATCTCGCAATATAGCTCTGGAGATGACTATACTCCACCAACTGTTCAACAAAATGCCACACTAAAATCTACATATTGTTTACCTCCGAAAATTTAATAGACCCCAAAAAAATTCATGAATCCACCATTGTCAGTCCACCTAGTAACAATTTTAGGGAGCCTTGTAGGGCAACAAACATAGCTCAAGGGTACAATTATATTTACTCATGACTATCTGTACGTTTGTTTTACTATGTACATCATATGATATGAGAGATGAGAAATGTTAACAACCTTCTCATTTAAACATTTTCGTTCTACCTTCTCAGCTCTACTTCTCATACTGTAATGTTGCTTATTGATCTAATCCGTCTGCTTTTTAAATCACCGTTTAAAGATCATCTATGCAAAAAAATTAACTAAGTCTATAATCGTTCAATCATCTAATCATTATTTAGTAAAAAAATGAATCATGTTTCTCACTTAAACACTGAAATTTTGACGTTAATCATGTTTCACACTAGCTTAATTTTGGCATTTTacattttaaataaacaaaaacaactacGATAAGTccagataaataaataaatcatctaAATATTAATCCTGCTTTGAATCTTGAGGAAGTGCAGGTTTCCTCTGCGCAAGCAGCTGCTTTGTCCTCTCAAGGACTCCAAAAAATATTGATCCGCCTATGCCTATCCACAGTACTCTCGGCCCGATGCCCTGAAGCaagtaaacacaagatataAGATAACTTTGGTCAGCAACGAACTACAGATCGCATCATGATCAACGCTCTGTAATATTTCATACACAAAACCCCCCAAATCCAGGCCTCAGCGCTCGACTGAAACCTGTTTGGTACGTCAGATACTTTGTGATGAGTTGAAGGGATCACAAAAAGTTATTCTCCATTTCGGGCCATAAGTCGTATCAGTAAGATGATTATGTGGAACCGGCAAGAGATGTGATAGCAAAGACCAAAGCATATCCAACCCAAGACCCAAACATAGAGAGAGTACAAGTATTTATGGACCAGGAAGGAAATAAACTCCTTACAGTTGGCTACCACATATTGCGATCTCATGTGATATTTCACCAGGTTAATTTCATGTAAAGTGCGCTTTTGGACCCATATCCTAATCTTAATTAATGTGTTGACAAAATTCGAACTGCTCGAACATAAGTGTAAAATGGTCCAAACTATGGGGATGAAATTGTATTTTCGACTCAAGGCATTGCAAGAACATAAAGTCCTTTGATTAATTGTCAATGAAGGTTAGTGATTAGTCAATGATCGATCCAGCTAAAGCATCCTACAGGCCTCATATCATACCTCTAGTGACCATCCAAGAGATACATAACTTACTATGAACTGAAGAATATGGAGCCGAAAATAAATTGTAAACCATTTTACTTCGTTGTTTATTTCCATTTCATGGGCtgctagaaaaagaaaaataaataaataaatataaataaaaataaaaacatgggATACGTATTTtgtatgaaaagaaaataacgGATGCTTAATACACACCTTCAAAAGAGCAGAACGTCCTTCTTCCCTCACAACAGTTTGAACACAATCAATGATTCCTTTGTACTGGTTTGCAGATCCCTTAAAACAAGCAAGCAAACAAACGATATAACTGTTTCTTAACAGAGAAACGTCCACATGACTCCGTGCAAAAACTTATGTTCACGTGGTTCTTTGCAAGAAGAAATCTAAACACAGGTGCAAACAATTGGAGGTTGCCCAAATGTTTGTTAGTTAAATTAGCCCTTATGCGAGTTCTTTTAATTAGCGCCCCTCAAACTATGGTATATAATATGGCATCCCTGACATAATTTCCAAGCTCTGCCACTGGGCATACGTTATAGTATAAGAGCTTCGATAAGAATAACAGAAAGCAGAATAGCAGTTTGGCCTTACCTGAACCATTAGCCTGGTTTTAATCACATCAAGGGGAGTGGTTATTGCTCCAGTTACTGCGCCTGCAAGAGTTTGATATTCAATATATGAGAGATTTCATACAACCGACATGACAAAGTTAGTTTTGTATTCTTAAAGGGAGAATGAGGTTCCTCTTATACTTGTCCCAAAATTAGTAAATTGCAGGGAATAAGATTATTGCAGTTCATGACAATAGAGATAGAACAGCACTCTTCCATGAAGTCTAGACAAGTGCTCAGCCAACCGAAACAACTTCTTCCCCACCCCCAAAAGAGAAAgccaaaaaataaggaaaaaaaatgcagCTGTATGTCAAAGTGAACGGAAAGTGAAGAGAAAACTGCATGAATATGTGCATTTGCTTCCATGGATGTAAATCACACCCTGGGAAAACCACTGCTAGAATCCATTGGATAGAATCATAGAAGTCAAATATTTAACCAGAATTTATCACTTCTAAGTCTTAAATTTTCAGTGCATGCGAAGGAAGTTCCATCAACCACCCCTCAGAAAAGTTAAATTTTGACAAGATTTACGTGATTGCAAAGCAGAAGTATATGATACAATCCAGTGTTTCATACAAAATGAACAGCAAAAGCTATGTACCAGCAAAAGCCCCAATGATAGCATTTTCAGGATCGTTGAGCTCTCTTTTTGCCTGACAAACAGAAACAGATCAAAAAAGTGATTAAGGGAGGCAGTACAGGATTTATGGCATACAATCACTTTTTGATCTTTATGGGTTTGGATATGTTAAGTGTTTAAGGGCATTGCACTTTTCTCTATTTCTGCAGATTGGAGAGCTGTTGTGGTCCGCACAGGTACCATTTGCGGTGGACCCTCTAGTTTGGAGGGTTTTATGTACTTAACCCTTAATAATATCACATTCACATGCAAGTCTTTCTTTCCTAAACcgtaaaataataattgtttttcttttaaatgcAACACTCCATTAATTTCTTAGTAAGTAAATTGTCTCCATGGTAGATTTGCCGAGCACAAACCCAATTTGGTCATCTCCACAATTGATTCTTGCTTAATCATTGTTTTCTTACCTTCTTTAACTTGTCAGGACCCAAGTATTATCCTTATTAAATCATTAGTTACCGACTCAACTTCCACACTTCCAAGAGTTTTACATCCCTCTGTAGGtgttttatatggttttaaCGGTTTCATTGTTACCCATAGTTTAAAGTAACCTCCTGCCTTTCAAAACTTCCTGATCCCTTTACCCAAGAGAACGTAACATACTAAACCAATAATCATAAAACGAAAACAGAAGTACAGACCCCATGACTACATAACCCCATAATTTCACACTTTTGTGAAAGAAAGTTGTTTATCAGTTGAAATGAAAAATAAGTTTATAATGTTCCATTCCAAAGGTTCTCTGTGCCTCACAAAATGTCAATAAGTTTATAAACGAAGAAAATAAGGATAAAGTTATGAACATGAACAGCAAGTAATACTTTTTGTACAAGGATTTATCCGAGAGGAACCTTATCACTTGTCAAACATAGCATCAGCACCAGTTATGCAGTCAAGGTACAAAATGGAAAATATTAGCAATCGTAAGTAATTTTAATCAATGGCTCACTCTAGCCTGCAAAAATAATCGAAAGGTGGTGAGAAGCTTACTGCTTTTTTGTAACCTAGCCGAAGCTGCTCGTATAGGCAAaattgaattgcatcaaatgGCAAATCTCTCAATAAAAACGATCCATATCCCTACTTttacacaaaagaaaaaaaggtcaaaattgaaaaataacatAACAACACAATAAGAATGCCATCCTGGTTGCATCTTTTTAAtagggaaaagagagaaagcAAATGACAAAAACAGATGGATAGACGAACGAAGGCACACTAATGCCTCTAGGTTGTGTATTACAATATTGCTAACAAAAACAGAGACCAAAACAGCAACAGACACCATCTCATAACGAAAACCATTTCAACTTTTTGACCTAGGAGGAAAACTAGGAACTTCCGATCCAATTTCTACGAAAATAGGGACTTGATTTGCCCCTTAGTAAGAATACACACCGCATAGAATCCTTTAAAGCCCTCTTTAAAAGCAATATGGCGGACAGCAACAGAGGCTGATGTAAATTGCCCAGTTTGCATCCTTTGCTTAACAACCTGAGAAATATTAGGACAGAAAAATATCAGCCAAATATAATTGAACATGGAAGTGCATAAGTAAACAACTGTACCTCTGTCGGAACACGAACGAGTGATGCAGCAATACCTCCAAAAGCCCCTGCTGTCTAGAAAAGTTCAAGAAAAGGATTTCTATCAAGACAAAACAGTTTACACCAGCCAATTTATCAACATAAGTATCAGGCAACCAAATAGGTTCAAAGGATTACTAAACTGTATCATTAAGGACaagaaataattttttctaaaatatAATTGTGGTAGCTGATTCCATAGAGCATATGTAGATCACAACCACATCATGTAATACTAGACTACTGATCTCATTTGGTGACCGTTGAGACATAATAGGAGGCATGCATCAAAAGGTGTTTGATAATTCCACTAGTAGTATAAAGCACCATGCATTCTGAGACTGAGAGCAACAATCTTTATGATGTAACGGGCCTTCATGCATAAAGTAATAAGCAGAGAAGACTTTGCAGACCGCTCATTGGTCATATTCCCACTTGAAATACATAAAACATAGAGGAGTAGATATATTTGT harbors:
- the LOC126618432 gene encoding S-adenosylmethionine carrier 1, chloroplastic/mitochondrial, translating into MGPLTLAVNSKTGSGTSPDEYSQKTQYAPIGTRKSFASVSMQEEKPFDFLRTLFEGVIAGGTAGVVVETALYPIDTIKTRLQAARGGGRIAFKGLYSGLTGNLAGVLPASAIFVGVYEPAKKKLLKIFPENLSALAHFTAGAFGGIAASLVRVPTEVVKQRMQTGQFTSASVAVRHIAFKEGFKGFYAGYGSFLLRDLPFDAIQFCLYEQLRLGYKKAAKRELNDPENAIIGAFAGAVTGAITTPLDVIKTRLMVQGSANQYKGIIDCVQTVVREEGRSALLKGIGPRVLWIGIGGSIFFGVLERTKQLLAQRKPALPQDSKQD